Genomic window (Desulfobacteraceae bacterium):
TTGACCCGCCCCTGGCGGCCGAAAAAAACACGGGTGCGCGGGTGCGGTAGGCGCAGCAGATTAAAAAGGGCGCTCTGGCGAATCTTGTCCTGGGCGAACCGGTAGGTATGGCAACTGGGAAAGGTGGCCTTGCCGGCCGCGTGGAAAAGATCCGCGTAGAAGCTCGAGGGGTAGTAGATTTTCTCGGCCCGGCGGATGGTCTCCGCCGTCTCGGGCGGGTAGCCCGAAAAATCAGGCTGCACCCCGAGGGTCAGCACATTGCGGCATCCTTTGAGGCGCCCCTCCAGGGCGATCACCTGGCGGCCGTTGCTGTTGGCTGCACCCATGGGCTCACCGGCCGCGGGCCCAGGCGCCCGCACGGCGATCGATTGCGGGCGGACGCGGCCGGCAAGGCCGGTCTCTGCCCGCAATCGCGGAATTTAGTGGAGCAATTCGACGATTTTTTCCACAACCGCGTTCAACTCCCGGGTAAAGGGGGTTTCGGCGGCTTCGCCCAGCAGGGGTTTGCCTTCATCGCTGGCCTTGACCACCCCGGGCTCAAAGGGTAGCGTTCCCAGGAACAAGACGTCCATTTCGGTCGCCGTGCGCCGGCCGCCGCCGCTTTTGAAGACCTCGATGGTTTTGCCGCAGCAGGGGCAGGCAAAGGGCCCCATGTTTTCCACCAGGCCCAACACCTCGAGGTTGACCGCTTTGCAGAAGTTGATCGATTTGCGGACGTCCGAAAGCGCTACGTCCTGGGGGGTCGTAACGATCAGGGCCTTGGCGCCGGGCACCGTTTGGGCCACGCTGAGGGGCTCATCGCCGGTGCCCGGCGGGGAGTCGATCACCAGAAAGTCCAGCTCCCCCCAGCGCACATCGCCGATAAACTGCCGGATCACCCCGGTCTTGGCCGGTCCGCGCCAAATTACGGGGTCGTCGCCGTTTTGCAGCAGCGACTGCATCGAGACCACCTTGAGGTTGTCGCTGAAGGCCTTGGGAATGGCAAAATGGTCCTCCCCCACTTCCAACAGGCCCTTGAGCCCCATGATGCCGGCAATGCTGGGGCCGTGCAGGTCAACGTCCATCAATCCCACCCGAAGGCCTTTGCGGGAAAGCGCCACGGCCGCGTTGGCGGCGATGCTGCTCTTGCCGACCCCGCCCTTGCCGCTCATGACCAGCAGCTTGTGCTTGATCTTGGCCAGCGAGCTTTCGATGATCTGTTCCTGAATCTTGGCGGCCATGCTCTGGCCGCCGCCTGAAGCGCAGCTTCCCGTTGAACACCCGGAAGCTGCGGTTTCGTCATTCGCCATGGGGAGATCTCCTTTCAAAAAACCTTCGGCGACGGGATCAAAAAGCTTTCTCATCCGCTCGAGGCTTCGCCGGGTATGGGAGCCCGGCCAGTAAATTCGCCCGCAACCGCTGCAGGTGTTGAAATTTTCGTGGGTGGCCCAAACGTAATCCGGCACCTTGTCCCGCACCGCTTCACGCCCGATGGCCACAATCGGCAGGTTGCAGCGGATGCAGCGCGAAAACGGCCGGGTGTCGGACCACCGGATGCCCAGGTCGGCCACCAGCTGCTGCAGCTGCCGGCAAGGGTCGTTAGCCGCCACAAAGAGCACCCGCACACCGGGCGGCGGCCGGCCCCTGCGGGAGCGGGTCAGCAGAATACGGACAGGCGTTTCATCGCTTGCGGCCGGTGGCGGATCCCCCGGCCAGACGGTGTCGAATCCCAGCAGGCGCAGCCACTTGGCCAACTTGCCCAGCGGACGATCGGCCTGGAAGCGCAGCGGCGGCGCAGAGGAAGCATCGCGTGGCATGACCGCAAAACCGTTTCATTGGGGGCTCTGCAGGCCTTTTGGGCACAGCCCCTTAAGGCTCCGGATCCGGGCTGTCACGGCCCCGCCGCCCCCGGTCTCAGGCGGAAAATTTCGGCTGTCAGCGCGGGGTTGGCCCAGCAGCGCTCGATCTGCAGCCGGAATACCGGCTGAGCGGCGCTTGAAACCGTCAGTTCGGCCGGTAAAGGGCAGTCCGACGCACCCAGGCGCCCCGAAAAATCCACCCCATACAGGAGCCGATTTCCGTTGTCAAACATCTCGATCCGTCGCACCCGCCCCTGCCCGTCGGGATCCAGGTGGATTTTTTCAACCAGGCGTCCGCTGCCGTCCCACAGCCACAGCACATCACGGCCGCCGACCGGGTCGGGGTGCAGCCGGGCGGTGTGGAAAGGCCGCACGGGAATGCGACCGGTCAGCAGACTGACGATCTCCTCGGCATCGATGGCCACCAGCAGGAGCCGCCGGAGAGTGGCGTCGTTGGCGGATTTGCGGTAAAACCGGCCCTCGCTGTGGGCGTCGAGGTAAAACCAGGTGCCGTCGTTGGCCAGCGTGGCGATGGGAACCCCGGAGATGTCCCGCAGCAGCAGCCTGAGCTTGTCCGGCCGCTGGCCGACCCACGCGACCCGTGCGCGCTGGACGGTGTTCTGCCGCCAGAGGGTGAAACTGCCCAGTCCCTTGACCGCCAAAAGCCCGGGGTTGTGGGCATCGAGTTGATCCAGGGCCTCGCGCGCGGCTGCGGCCGCGGCCTGCTCGGCGGCCGTCAGGGGTTTGGGCGGGCGCTGCCCGGTCCACGTGCTGCAAGCCGCCAGGCAAACCGCCAGCCAGACGGCCGCCCACAGGCCCCTGGAAACCGGCGAGACCAGCAGAAATAAAGTTCCGGACATGCGATACCCTTGCGGAGGCCGATTCAGCCGGCTCAGGGAGCGGGGTCCCCGCCGAGACTGCGGATCTTCTGCTCCAGATCGGCGGTGTCCGAATCCTTATCCTTTTTTTCCAGGGCGCGCCGGTAGTATTTCAAGGCATTCGGACGGTCATCGAGTTTGCGGTAGGCATCCCCGAGGTGCTCCAGGATGACGGGGTCATCGGGCACCAGGCGTGCGGCTTCCAGGAGGTAGTGCACCGCCTTGTCGTATTGCCCCTGCTTGTAGTAGACCCACCCCAGACTGTCGGTGATGTAGCCGTCGTCGGGCTTGTGTTTCATGGCCGCCTGGACGAGGCGCTCGGCCTCGTCCAGGTTTCGGCCGAGATCGGCGAAAGTGTAACCCAAATAGTTGAGCGCGCCGGCATTCTCCGGTTCCAGCGCCAGCACGGTGCGCATGCTGGCAATCGAGTCCTCCTTGCGGTTCCACTTGTCGTAAACCACCCCCAGGCGGAAATGGAGGCGGGCGTCGCGCGGGGCCAGCGTGAGCCCCTCCTTTAGCACGCTCTCGGCCTTGGCGTACTCCTCTAGATCCTCGTAAAACGACCCGAGGTAGAGCCGGAAATCGGCATTTTCCGGGGCGTTGACGATCGCCTCCTGGAGGTGGGCGATCGCCCGGTCCAGCTGGTCGGCCTCCTGGTAGTAGAAGGCCACGTGCACCGCCGCGTTCTGGTAGAAGCGGGAGTCGGGTGGGACCTTCAGAAAATGCTCCCGGGCGGCCTCCTTATCGCCCAACCCGTCGCGCGCCACACCGGCAAGGTAATGCAAATCGGGGCTCTGGGGGGCCGCGGGGAGCATGGCTTCCACCACGGTGGCGGCGCTCTGGTAATTTTCGCTATCAAAGTAGTGCGTTACCAGCTGGCGGATGACCTCGTTATCCTCCAGGCTGCGCCTGCCCAGTTCGGCCAGGAGGCTGTTGGCGGCGGCGGGCTGGCCGCTTTCCCGGTAAAATTCGGCCAGCTCCAGGGATGCGCGCACGTTGCCGGGGTTGCGCGCCAGGATCTCGCGATAGGTTTTCAGCACCTTGTCCCGGCGCCCCTGGCCGCGGTAGATTTCGATCAGTTCAAAGCGCGGCTCCTCCAGGTCCGGTTCCATCTCGAGGGTCTTGCGAAACGCTTTTTCGGCCTGCGCGACAAGGCCCTGACGGGCGTAGATTTGCCCCAGGAAGAAATGGCCGGCATAGGCCTCGGGGACCTCCCGGATGAGCTGGGAGTAAACCCGCTCGGCGTTTTTGAGATCGTTCTGCCCCATGTAGAGGCCCCCCAGGGCGAGATAGATATCCTGCCGCCCGGGATCGCGCACCAATACCTGTTCATAGGCCTCAATGGCCGGCTGGACCTCTTCCAGTTGCTCCCGGATTTTTCCCAGAATGACGAGAAATTCGACTTCCTCCGGCTGCTGGGCGAGGATCGCCTCCACCACCCCGAGGGCGTTGCCGTAATCCTTTTTGCGCAGATAGAGACCCGTCAGCTCCCGTTTCAGCACGAGGCTGCCGGGGTCCATTTCCAGGGCGCGGTTGAGCAGCGCAATGGCTTGGTCCGGACGGCCGCGCCTCACCTGGGCGAGGGCTTCCAGATAGAAGAAATACTGGTTGGCGGGCCGCTCGACGCCGGGGTCATCGGCCTGGGTCCGCAGGGGGGCAGACGGAGAGAAGGCCGCACAAGCGCTCAAAAACAGAATGACCACACCAACGGTGGTCACGATGATCAGACGGGCTTTTATCACTGCCATTGTCCTGTTGGGTTGGTCCAAGATCAGGAAGCCGCCGCTCAGTCGGATCCCTCTTCGTCGGAGTAGGCCTCGAAGTCGGGAATTTCGCGTTTGAAGAACTCCTTCATCTTCTTGATGATATTTTTTTCCACCTGGCGCACGCGCTCGCGCGAAATGCCGTAGCGGTCGCCGATTTCCTGGAGGGTGACGGGACTGTCGGAAAAAATCCGCAGATCGAAGATCTCAAGCTCGCGCGGGGTCATCCTTTTGCGAAACTCGGCGACCTTGGCGTGCAGCAGCCCTTCCATCTCCTTTTTGGCCATCTGGTCCTCGGCCGATTCGGCGGCGGTGCTGAGAAACTCGATCCGCTCGGTATCCGAATCGTCTTTCAGGGGCGCGTCAAGGGAAACATCCCAGGCGTCCAGACGCTGGTCCATCTCCACGATTTCACGCTCGGACACCCCGAGCCGCTCCGATAGCAGCTTGGGCTTGGGGTCGAAGCCCTGGTCGATGAGCTTCTGCTTTTCCTTTTTGAGCTTGAAAAACAGCTTGCGCTGCCCCTGGGTGGTGCCGATTTTCACCAGACGCCAGTTGTCCATGATGAACTTGAGGATATAGGCCTTGATCCAGAAAGAGGCATAGTAGGAAAACTTGACATTTTTGTAAGGGTCGAATTTCTTGACGGCCTGCATCAGGCCGATATTGCCCTCCTGAATGAGGTCCAGCAGGTTCTGCATCCAAACCCGCTGGAATTCCAGGGCGATCTTGACCACCAGGCGCAGGTTGGCGGTGACCAGCATGTAAGCCGCTTCCTTGTCTTCGTCTTCGCGAACCCGAATCGCCAGCTCTCTTTCCTCCTCCCGGGTGAGCAGTTTATAGTTGCTGATTTCGGTCAGGTAGAGCTGCAGGGGGTCGAATTTGACCAGGGCGTTGTTTTCCGCCCCGCCGCTGCCCGCGGCCTTGGCCTTGGACCCGGCTGCAGCCGGCTTTTTGGGGGCGTTCTTTTTGACCGCGGCATCCGGATTGGCGAGGCCGGACGGAGGCTTAGCTTTAGTTGCAACACTCATGCGACGACATCCTTATCTTGACTGCCACCGGTGCGCGTCAGGCCCGGGTGAGACATTTTCGCTGTGGACAACCCGCGCGACATATGGTAAGCAGCGTCTCGTTTATTACTGCGCCTGTAGCTCAGCTGGATAGAGCAACGGACTTCTAATCCGTAGGCCGCAGGTTCGAATCCTGCCAGGCGCACCAAAAAATCGAGGGGGTTAGCCCTTGGCGGGCGACCCCCTTTTTTATCTTAAAAAAAATTCTGATGGTAGCCAAATGGGGACCGCATCGTGTGGTGACCGATTTGACCCAAATTCTATTACAGCAAGCTAAAAAATGCAACTTCAAAAAAAAATCGCGGGAAATCAACGGTTCCAGGAGAAAAGCCGGGCGCCGAGGGCTAGACAAACCGCGCTGATCGCCAGCATGACGGCCAGTTCCAGGCGCACCGCCATCAAATCTGCCCCGTCGTTCATGATCTTGCGCACGGCCGAGATCAGGTGGGTCAGCGGGAAAACCTGGGCCAGGCCCCACACCCAGCGGGGGGAGCCCTCCAGCGAAAACCAGACCTCGGAGAGAAACATCATCGGCCAGGTGATGAAATTGAGCACGCCGCTGGTGAACTCTTCGCTGACGCCCCGGGAGGCCATCAGAACCCCCACCGCCGTCAGGCTGAGCCCCCCCACCAGAAAGGTCAGCAGCAGATCCAGATAGCGGCCGGCCACCTGAAAGTGAAAGATCAGGTCGCACCCCA
Coding sequences:
- a CDS encoding P-loop NTPase produces the protein MPRDASSAPPLRFQADRPLGKLAKWLRLLGFDTVWPGDPPPAASDETPVRILLTRSRRGRPPPGVRVLFVAANDPCRQLQQLVADLGIRWSDTRPFSRCIRCNLPIVAIGREAVRDKVPDYVWATHENFNTCSGCGRIYWPGSHTRRSLERMRKLFDPVAEGFLKGDLPMANDETAASGCSTGSCASGGGQSMAAKIQEQIIESSLAKIKHKLLVMSGKGGVGKSSIAANAAVALSRKGLRVGLMDVDLHGPSIAGIMGLKGLLEVGEDHFAIPKAFSDNLKVVSMQSLLQNGDDPVIWRGPAKTGVIRQFIGDVRWGELDFLVIDSPPGTGDEPLSVAQTVPGAKALIVTTPQDVALSDVRKSINFCKAVNLEVLGLVENMGPFACPCCGKTIEVFKSGGGRRTATEMDVLFLGTLPFEPGVVKASDEGKPLLGEAAETPFTRELNAVVEKIVELLH
- a CDS encoding tetratricopeptide repeat protein, with translation MIKARLIIVTTVGVVILFLSACAAFSPSAPLRTQADDPGVERPANQYFFYLEALAQVRRGRPDQAIALLNRALEMDPGSLVLKRELTGLYLRKKDYGNALGVVEAILAQQPEEVEFLVILGKIREQLEEVQPAIEAYEQVLVRDPGRQDIYLALGGLYMGQNDLKNAERVYSQLIREVPEAYAGHFFLGQIYARQGLVAQAEKAFRKTLEMEPDLEEPRFELIEIYRGQGRRDKVLKTYREILARNPGNVRASLELAEFYRESGQPAAANSLLAELGRRSLEDNEVIRQLVTHYFDSENYQSAATVVEAMLPAAPQSPDLHYLAGVARDGLGDKEAAREHFLKVPPDSRFYQNAAVHVAFYYQEADQLDRAIAHLQEAIVNAPENADFRLYLGSFYEDLEEYAKAESVLKEGLTLAPRDARLHFRLGVVYDKWNRKEDSIASMRTVLALEPENAGALNYLGYTFADLGRNLDEAERLVQAAMKHKPDDGYITDSLGWVYYKQGQYDKAVHYLLEAARLVPDDPVILEHLGDAYRKLDDRPNALKYYRRALEKKDKDSDTADLEQKIRSLGGDPAP
- a CDS encoding RNA polymerase factor sigma-32 encodes the protein MSVATKAKPPSGLANPDAAVKKNAPKKPAAAGSKAKAAGSGGAENNALVKFDPLQLYLTEISNYKLLTREEERELAIRVREDEDKEAAYMLVTANLRLVVKIALEFQRVWMQNLLDLIQEGNIGLMQAVKKFDPYKNVKFSYYASFWIKAYILKFIMDNWRLVKIGTTQGQRKLFFKLKKEKQKLIDQGFDPKPKLLSERLGVSEREIVEMDQRLDAWDVSLDAPLKDDSDTERIEFLSTAAESAEDQMAKKEMEGLLHAKVAEFRKRMTPRELEIFDLRIFSDSPVTLQEIGDRYGISRERVRQVEKNIIKKMKEFFKREIPDFEAYSDEEGSD